The genome window ATCCTGCCGGGGCTCAGCGACTCGCCGGAGCAGATCGACGAGACAGTGGCCGCCCTGACGGCGGCCGGTGCCTCCAGCATCACGCCGCTGGTCCTGCATCTGCGCCCGGGAGCGCGCGAGTGGTACCACCGCTGGCTGCGGGAGGAGTACCCGCACCTGCTGCCGATGTACGAACGGCTGTACCGCAACGGCGCATATGCCCCGAAGTCCTACCAGCGCCACATCGCCGAACTGGTCGACGACGCGAAGCGGCGTCATGGCGCCGGGGGTGGAGCCGACCGGAACTTCCGGGAGACCGCGCAACCGGTGGAGGCTGAAGCAGGGGACACCCGGCCACGTCTCGCCGCGGCCGCCCGGCAGTCAGGGGACCAGCAGATGACCCTGTTGTGACCGCAGGCGGTGCGCTGCTGCACGGGAGCGGATGTCGGGCCGCGGTGGGCGGCGGGCAAAACGATCAGAGCAGCGGCTGCCGGGCCGGGCGGTAGGTGGCAGGAAGACGATGAGAGCAGCGAGCCGAGGCCGGGCAGTGGGGCAGGGGAAAACGATCACGGCCGCTTGTGTGGGGCCACGCGGCCGGCAGCCGGACCATCGCGGCACGGCACCGCCGGACAGGCAGCCAGGAGGCCGACCGCCGCACATGTGGGCGGGATGATCGGCAGGCGGACGACCGACCCCACGGGACTCGTCTGATGGCTGGCCGCTGATGGCCGACTGCTGATGGCTGGCCGCGGATCTGGTTCGGCCGCGGATTGTCGGCCGCTCGGGGTGCTGATGGTCGGGGCAGCAGGAATGGCCCGCCACAGCCCGCCGGTGGTGGCCGACGCCGGCTGCCAGCTGCCGGCCGACGTCGGCTGCGCAGACGGCGCGCCGGTGGTGGCCGTTCGCTTGCCGCCCGTTAGAACGATGCCGTGGCTCTGGCCCTCGGCCCGCTGACTGAGCGGCCGCCGTCTTGGTGCGACTGAGCGGCGGCCGTCCTGGGGCGCTGGCGTGACCGGTGCTCCTCGGGCGGTTGCGCTGCGGGTTCGTGGTGCCGTGGGCGACGCGCGTCGTCTGCTGCGACCGTTGTGCGCTGCTGCGATCGGTGCTCCTCGCCGGTTTCCCCTTGCCTCATAACGGGGTTCGCCAATAGTCCCGCCCAGTGGACGTGGAATTCGTATCTCGTGACGCGAAACGTCCAACCTTTGCAGAAAACGATTTCCCGCACTGTTGTCGTGATTACAAAAGTTTTCTTTAGGTGAATTGAGTGTCAATCATGTCGGCGGCTCAGCGAATTGGCCCAACGACTTGGTTTGACGATTACGTTTCGTGCTTGTTTGGTTCGCTCGTTCGGCGGAGCAGGCACCCGATCGTTCGGCGCAGCAGGTGTCCGGTCGATCAGCGCAGCGGTCGCCGCGCACACCGAACGGCCGACCCGGCGTGCGGGTCGGCCGTGGAGTAGTTGGTCAGGCGCGTGGCGCCGGGCTCGGCTGCTGCGGCGCCGGGGACGCCGGGGCATCGGGGTCCCACCGGACGCCGAAGACGCCCATGCCGAAGTCGAGGGCGACCGCGTGGGTGCGGCCGTAGCGGTCGACCGCCAGCGGCTTGGGCTGCTCGACCTCCTGGCCCGAGGAGTCGCCGACGTAGCTGTCGCACTTCCGCGGGGGGTGCGCCGGGTCGAACTGCAACTCGATGACGTACTGGCGCACCGGTAACCGGAACACCCGGCAGAAGGAGTGGTCGTCCTCGTTGAGCCCGGTCGGCGGCTCGATGATCTCGTACTCGATCAGGATCGTCTCGCCCCGCGCGAGCGCGCGGTCGAACAGCAGCTCGGCGACCACCATGTCGCGCGCGTGGTCGGTGAGCACCTGGCCGAGGCGGCACGAGCGGATCGGCCGGATGATCGGCGGCGTCTCGCTGGACGAAGCGCCGTCGAACATGATGATCCACCGGTCGGCGCCGTTGCACTCGGCGCGGATGAGCTTGCGGGTCCGGATCTTGCGGAGCTCGCCCTGGTCGTCGACGTGCACCACGTCGTGGTGGCTGAGCCGGGTGAGCTTGCTGTCGTGGCTGGTGTCGATCCTGGTGAGCAGCTCGACGGCCGACTCGTTGTCGGCCCAGAACGCGCTCAGCGGCGGTGCGTCGCTGGAGGCCTGCCGGGTGCGGCCGCGCGGGCGCGGCGGACCGAGCAGTGCCGACAGCGCGCCCTCCGGCACGCCGAGCACGCTTTCGAGCTGTTGCAGCGCCAGCAGCGAGTCCGGCCGCTCCGGCCTGCGGCGGCCGGACTGCCAGTAGCTGAGGGCGGTGATGCTGACGGGGGTGCCGCGGGCGCGCAGGCGGTGCTGGATGCGCTCCAGGCTCAGCCGGCTGGATCGGATCGCCGTCCGCAGGGCCGCCTCGAACGGACCGGTCCGCAGCAGTTCGGCCAGTTCGGCTGAGATGGAGCTCTCCCGGTCGCCGCGGACGACGGCCGAAGCGCCCGGACGTATCTCGGTTTTCGGACCGGTCATCGTTACTCCTCGTGTCCGCCGAATTCCGAACTAAACCTAATGAGTGGATCAAAGATATGCAACGACCGGGTACCGGATTGGCCCTAGTACTTAAGGATGGGATGAAGCCGACTTAAGGAGGTGTCGGATCCGGGCCAGGCTCGTAACAATGCCTGGCCCTGTCGCGGCGCCCCGCGAATCAGTTGAATTGTGTACCGTCGGCGGCCTAATTGGTATCGACCATTCGCGTGTCCGGTTCGCCGTCCGACGCCAGCCTGCGCGCGCTCGACCCGGCCCCACCGGCGCGCTCGGAGCTTCGGTGGCTGCTCGGCGTTGCCCTGCCTCACCGGGGCGCCGACGGCAGCAGCGGGGAGCGGTTCAACCGCCGCGCACAGATCGGCAACCTGATCCGGAGACTTGCCGCCCTGCCGCCTGCGGACTCGCCGCCTGGCATCCGCGGACTCACCGCCCTGGCCCCGCGGACTCACCGCCGCTCCCAGGTCAGCAGCCGTAGTCCTGGCTACTCGCCGCCGCGCCCGCCGTTGCGCTACCTCTGCCTGTCGCCCCGCTCTCGCCACTGGCGCCGAGGTCGCACCGCGCTCGCCGCTGCGCCCCGCTGTCGCACCGCGTGCGCCGAGCGGCCGAGCCGCCTCCACCCGTCGCGCCGCGCTCGCCCGCCTGCTGTACCCGCACACTGCCGTGCCCACGTGTCGCACCGCGCCGGCCTGTCGCACCGCGCGCCGCCACACCAGCCTGTCGGGCCCGCGCGCCCCGCCGCGCCCGCCGTTGCGCCACGTCCGCGTGCCACGCCACGCTCCCCGTCGCGCCCGCTGTCGCACCGCGCCCGCCTCGGCGCCGCGCCCGCTGTCGGCGCCCCGGTGGAGATAAACCTGCTCGACGGCACCCGTGCCCCGTTGGCTAGCCTTGGAGCCTCGCGTCCTCGCTGCAAGCGGGCCCCACGAGCAAGGGTGCCGGCGCCGGGGCGCCACACCGAACCACGCGCCGTCCACGTCAAGAGGAGCTCAGTACCCGTGATGCGCACGCACGAGGCCGGATCGCTTCGCGCCGGTCATGCCGGGCAGTCCGTCACCCTGGCCGGGTGGGTGGCCCGTCGCCGCGATCACGGTGGGGTGATCTTCATCGACCTCCGCGACGCCTCGGGCGTCGCCCAGGTCGTCTTCCGCGAGGGCGAGATGGCCGAACGCGCCCACCGGCTGCGCTCCGAGTTCTGCCTGCGCATCACCGGCGAGGTCGTGCGCAGGCCGGAGGGCAACGAGAACCCCGAGATCGGCACCGGCGACATCGAGGTCACCGCCACCGAGCTGGAGGTGCTCTCCGAGTCCGCCCCGCTGCCGTTCCCGCTCGACGAGCACCTGGAGGTCGGCGAGGAGACCCGGCTGCGCCACCGCTACCTGGACCTGCGCCGCAACGGCCCGGCGAAGGCCATGCGGATGCGCAGCGAGGTCAACCGCGTCGCCCGCGACGTCCTGCACGGCCGCGACTTCGTCGAGGTCGAGACGCCGACGATGACGCGCTCCACACCCGAAGGCGCCCGCGACTTCCTGATCCCGGCCCGCCTGCAGCCCGGCAACTGGTACGCGCTGCCGCAGTCGCCGCAGCTGTTCAAGCAGCTGCTGATGGTCGGCGGCCTGGAGCGCTACTTCCAGATCGCCCGCTGCTACCGCGACGAGGACTTCCGCGCCGACCGCCAGCCCGAGTTCACCCAGCTCGACATCGAGATGAGCTTCGTCGACCAGGACGACGTGATCGAGCTGGGCGAGGAGATCATCAGCGCCCTCTGGCGCGAGACCACCGGCCACGAGATCCCGCGCCCGATCCAGCGCATGACCTACGCCGACGCGATGGCCCGCTTCGGCACCGACAAGCCCGACCTGCGCTTCGGTCTCGAGCTCACCGAGATGACCGAGTACTTCGCGGACACGCCGTTCCGGGTGTTCCGCGCGCCCTACGTCGGCGCGGTCGTGATGCCCGGCGGCGCAGACCAGCCGCGGCGCCAGCTCGACGCCTGGCAGGACTGGGCGAAGCAGCGCGGTGCCAAGGGCCTGGCCTACGTGCTGGTCGGCCAGGACGGGACGCTTTCCGGCCCGGTGGCCAAGAACCTCTCCGACGGCGAGCGCGACGGCTTGGTCAAGGCGGTCGGGGCGGCCCCCGGTGACTGCGTGTTCTTCGCCGCGGGCGACCGCTCCTCCTCGCGGGCCCTGCTGGGCGCGGCGCGGCTGGAGATCGGGGAGCGCTGCGGGCTCATCGACCACGACGCGTGGTCGTTCGTGTGGGTCGTCGACGCCCCGATGTTCGAGTCGATCGACGACACCGACGACGTCGCGGTCGGCTCCGGCCGCTGGACGGCCGTGCACCACCCGTTCACCTCTCCGAACGCCGACTGGGTCGACAACTTCGAGTCCGACCCGGCCAACGCGCTCGCCTGGGCCTACGACATCGTCTGCAACGGCAACGAGATCGGCGGCGGCTCCATCCGTATCCACCGCTCCGACGTGCAGAAGCGGGTGTTCGAGCTGCTCGGTATCAGCGAGGAGCAGGCGCAGGACAAGTTCGGCTTCCTGCTCGAGGCGTTCAAGTACGGCCCGCCGCCGCACGGCGGCATCGCCTTCGGCTGGGACCGGATCTGCATGCTGCTGGCGGGCGCGGACTCGCTGCGCGACGTCATCGCCTTCCCCAAGAGCGGTGGCGGCTACGACCCGCTGACCGGCGCGCCGTCGCCGATCACGGTCGAGCAGCGCAAGGAGGCGGGTGTGGACGCCAAGCCCGCGGCCAAGGTCGGCGACGAGAGCATCTCGGTGTTCCCGCCCGGCGTGGTCGAGAAGCAGGGCTGAGCGCCGCCGGTAGCGGGCCCGGACCGGCCATCGGCCGGACCCGCGGTCGGTGAACGGCATCAGCGAAAACCGGCATCGGTTCGGGGACTGGCCCGGGGGCGGAACGTTCCGCCCCCGGGCCAGTCCCGTCCGAGCCGGAGCCGGCCCAATGAAGGCGCGGCAGGGGAGCGGGGGACGTAGGCCAAGAGGCCGAGGCGTTGCGTCGCAATGCCCTCCACAGCAGAGGAACCGGGACCGCTCGGGACCGCCGCTGGGATAAACCGGACGGACAGGCCGGCCGCAGGCCGGAGCCCAGCGCTACCGATGCCGGGCCGGTCGCTCCGACGGGGAAACTTGCGAGTCGGGGGCGGTTCCAGGGGATTCCAGCCGTGGTCACCCTGCGGATGCGGAGACCGGCCGGGTGTGCGGGGTCCCGCTCTTCCGGGTGAGGAGTGGCGATCTCGGGTAGTCGGTGGTTCGGCCCGCCAGCCACCCGAACGTGCGGTCGCAGATGTGTTCGGGCAGCCCTTGGCCGGAGGTGGCCTTCGGCACTGCGTTCGTGGGGGCGCGGGGCTTGGCGCGGTCGTAGGTACCTGGCGTCTGCGTCGTCGAGACAGGCGCCGTTGTTGTCGTCTGACGGAAGGCGGGTTTCGTCGTGGCTCGGCGGGTGTTCGTTCCGGTAACGACGGCGCCCGCGGCCGGTTACGGCGTCGTGGCGGGCGATTTCCGCGACACGGGTAGTACGCGGTTCGCGGCCGGAGTCCCGCGTGGCTGTGTGCGGAGCATCCGCGTGCTCGTCGACAGCCGCGGTGTGCGGCTGACGGCCGACAAGCCGCGCAGGGCAGGAAATCCAGGCAGGACAAGGGCTCGTAAGGCTCGTACAGCGCGCTCCGAGGGGGTAAACAGGAAGGTGGGTTGCAGGTTCTTCGCTTCCGTGCAACGTCGGCGATGCGGGGTTCCGTCATCGTCGGAGGGAAGTGCCCGGTGGCCCGTCGGAAAGGAGTCGGCTACCTGGCGAACACACAGCGTTCCTGGGTAACCACCAGTTGTGTGTCACTTGACCGGTCATGCCCGTTCGGGTTCGGGCAATGGGGGTAGGGTCTGGAGACGATGAGCGTGGAGATCACCACCGGCCCGCCGGAGGTCCGGATCCCTGCGAGCACGGAGGTGACCGATACGGTCGCCACGGCTGAAGCCGTGCTCAGCAGGCGTACGGGAGCCGCAGTGCGGCTCGCCGATGCAGAAGACCTCGGCGGGAGCGACCGTTCGGTCGTCATGCGGGTCAGGGTTGCCGAGTCCCCCTTCGAGCTGCCCAGGACCCTCGTGGTCAAGCATTACGGGGCCTGTGCGGACTCGGCTCGCTCCGACCCGTTCGCGCACGAGGCCGCGAGCTGCCAGCTCTCGACCGCGCTGCCGCCGGAGGTCCGGGTCGGCCCCGAGCTGATCGCCCACGACGTCAACGAGCGCCTGCTGGTGCTCGAGGACCTCGGCCGCGGCTCGACGCTCGCCGACGTGCTCTTCGCCGACGACCCGCGCGCCGCCGAGCGCGCCCTGCTGGCGTGGGCGCGGGCGCTGGGCAGGCTGCACACGACGATGGCGGGCAGCGAGCCGGACTTCGACGCGCTCATGCGCAGGCTGGGCACCAGGTCGTGGACCGACCCGGTGGCCGACGACATCCTGCGGTCCCTCTCGGAGCTGCCCGGGCTGCTGGAGCAGACGCTGGCCGTGCGGACCCCTCCGGGGATCGCCGAGCGGCTGGCCGACGCGGCCGCGCTGCTCGGTCCGAGCCGCTACCGCTCGTTCAGCCCGTCGGACATCTGCCCGGACAACAGCCTCGTCACCGGCACCGGCGTGCGCTTCCTGGACTTCGAGTGGGGCTGCGTGCGCGATGTCGCGCTCGACGCGGCCTACCTGCAGTACCCGTTCCCTTCGTCGTGGTGCTCCTACGCCCTGCCGGACAACCTGGCCGAGAGCATGCTCTCCACCTGGCGGTCGGAGATCGTCGAGGTGTGGCCGGAGCTCGACGACGACGAGGTGCTGCTGCCCAGGCTGTTCGACGCGCAGCTGCTGTGGGTGTGGGTCTCGACGTGGTGGTTCCTGCCGCGCACCGGCGAGACCGACCGGCCCATCGACCTGCACATGCCATCGCCGCGCCGCAGCACGGCGCTGGTGGACCGCTGGCGGCACCTGCGTGCCGACGCCGAGTCCGCGGGCATGACCGAGCTGGCCGAGTACGCGGGGCACCTGGTGGACGCGCTGGTCGACCGGTTCGGCGCGGGCGCGCTGCACCTGCTGCCCTACCCGGCGTTCCGGAACGAGTAGTTCCCGGCTGACCGACGCCCCGGCACGAGCCGCCTGAACGGACCGCTGAGAGCTCCGGGTGCGGGCACTGGCGGAAAAGCCTCGCGCCTGAACCGTCGATGCGCGAGGCGGGCCCCTCAGGGGCGCCACGGTGCTGTCCGAACGTCGAGGGGTCCGTGGTCGCCCGCGAACTCTGCCCGTGCGCCGGGAAAAGGGGTCGCCGACCCTGCATGCATCGCTATACATTCCCGTGGGAAACGATGCATGGAGGCTTCCTTGGCGATCGACCAGGTGGACCCGCACGAGGTCGAGCGCGCGGCTGCGGCGACGTGGCCCGCGTCGACGGTGCGGCCCGACGCGGGGTGGCTGCTGCGCCACTGCGGCGTGCTCGACCGTAAGCGTTCGAACTCGGCGTTGCCGCCTGCCGTAGTCGACGATCCCGCCGCGGCGGCCGAACGGGTGGAGCGCTTCTACGCCGGGCGCGGCGCACGTCCGGTCGTGCAGGTGAGTCCGCTGGAGGCGCACCGGGAACTCGACGAGTTCCTCGCCGGTCGCGGGTACGCGGCGATCGCCAGGGCCGACGCCATGGTCGCCGGCACCGCCGATGTGATCGCCAGTGCCGTCGCGCGCGAGTTCGCCGTGCGGCTGGACACGGGACCGCGCGACGGCTGGTTCGCCGCAGGCGCGGGGGCGGGGCGGCCGGTGGAGCCGGGGCTGGACGCTGTGCGTGCGCCCGCGCGCTTCGCGATCGCTTTCGCCGGGCCGATACCGGTGGGCGTCGGCTTGTTCGCGCTGGCCGGTCAGTGGTGCGGGGTCTACTGCATGGCCACCGCCGAGCGGTGGCGCAGGCGCGGTGTGGCCGGGACCTTGCTGCGCGCGGGTGCGCGTTGGGCGGCCGAGGCGGGCGCCACGCGGATGTTCCTCCAGGTCGAGGCCGACAACCCCGGCGCGGTGCTGCTCTACGAGCGGGTCGGCTTCGCGCGCTCGCACGGTTACCACTACCGGGTCCGATAAGTCCGGATTACCGGCCGTGGGCGCGGCATCGGATGAACTCCGACGACGGTCGCTCGTCTGGGTTACCCTGATCACACTTTTTGTCGCCTCTGGGCGTGGAAGCGCCCGTCGTCACCCTCGACCCCGGGTGTCCGCAACGGTCCTTTCGGGTGGATTCGCAGGTGGCGGGGCCGGGAACTCGCATTAGCATTCCTTCATTTTTGGGCGGGTACTACCCGATCCGCGACTTGCGAAGAGCCCATGGGTGTCGGATACCTTGAGTTCAACGTTTCGATACTTCCCTTCTCTAGTGTCGACGAGGACGCAGGGGAGCTCCCCTCGTCGTATCCACATAGTGGGAGGATCCAGTGGCGAGCACGGCTTGGCGCATCACGAGAGCAGGAATATTCCTGCTATTCGTGGTGTTGCTGACCATCCTCGGCCCGCTGCAGAGCTCGGCGAGTTCGGGGCCCGTCTTCCAGTCCGGTTCGTCGAAGTCCGAGACCGAGAAGCACGAGCACCGCGAGGGGCAGAAGCTCCGCGAGCGGTTGCCCGGAATCGCACTGCACCGAAGGGCTTGCCTGCCCCGCGAGCTCGGCCGGAAGCCGCTGCCGCAGGGCATGCAGCACGGCGCCCGCGACCGGGAGGCGGCCGAGCAGGCCGTGCGCTACCGGCCCCGGCTCGCGGTGCTTCCCGAACACCGGGTCAGATCACTGCATTCACCCGCCCTGCTCCAGGTGTTCCGGCACTGAGGAAACAAGCCCGAAACACGGGCCTCACGTGCCGACAACACAAGTGTTCACCTTGAGCAGGGGCGAGCAATGAATTTCGACCACTTCGTGCACCACGCACGTCGTCATCCCGGCATGCTCCCGGAGACCCGGCGCAGACAACTGGCGGCGGGTCAGCAACCGGTGGCATTGTTCATCGGCTGCTCGGACTCCCGGGTGGTTCCGTCGCAGATCACCGGCGCCGAGCCGGGGAAGCTTTTCGAGTTGCGCACCGCGGGAAATGTCGTCCCGGCTTATGTGCCGGATTCGGCTTCCAGTGAAATGGCCACGATCGAATACGCGGTCATCGTGCTGGGCGTTCCCGAGATCATCGTGTGCGGGCACTCGCACTGCGGCGCGGTGACCGCGCTCAGCGCGGCCGGGCGCGGGCTGGAGCAGCTGCCCGCGATGCGGACCTGGCTCGGCACCGACGGCATGCCCGACGTCGAGCAGGGCCCGGAGGACCCGAGCGTCCGGATCGAGAGCAAGCGCCACCTGCGGGCACAGCTCGACACGCTGCGGTCGTACCCGTTCATCCGCGAACGGGTCGACGCGGGGCAGCTGCGCCTGCACGGCTGGTTCTACGAGATCGACACCGGTCTGGTCACGGCCTGCCCGCACGACGACGTCGAGGAATTCCTCCCGCTCTGACCCGAGCGCCCCACCACGCACGCCCGCATGCGTCTACGGATGCGGGCGCGCTTCCTCATTCCTTTTTTCCGCTTCGATCTCCGCAGGAGTGCAAAGTGACGACTCAGCTCGAATCGCCACGCTCGGAGGTGCGCCGCACCGCACCGCGCTGGCCGAAGCAGACCCTCGGCGCCGACCTCGGCGCCTCCCTCGTGGTTTTCCTGGTCGCCCTGCCGCTGTGCGTGGGCGTCGCCGTCGCCTCCGGCGTGCCCGCCGAACTGGGCATCATCACCGGTGTCGTGGGCGGCATCGTGGTCGGGCTGCTGCCCGGCAGCTCGCTGCAGGTCAGCGGCCCGGCGGCCGGGCTCACGGTGCTGGTCGCCTCCGCGGTCAGCGAGCACGGCCTCGGCACCCTCGGCGTGATCGTGGCCGGGGCCGGGCTGCTGCAGATCATCATGGGCGTCGGCCGCATCGGCAGCTGGTTCCGGGCGATCTCGCCGTCGGTGGTGCAGGGCATGCTCGCCGGCATCGGCCTGGTGCTGATCCTCGGCCAGATCTACCCGGTCGGCGGCCTGCCCCAGCCGGCCCACACGCCGGAGAAGTTCGCGGGCATCCCGGACCTGCTGGTGGCCGCGACCACGACCGCGACCGGCATCAGCGGCCTGGCCGTGGCGGCGCTGACGCTGGTCGTCGCCGCGCTGTGGCAGAAGATGCCCAAGAAGGTGCGGATGGTGCCCGGCGCGCTCGTCGCCGTCGTCGTGGCCAGCGTCGTGACGCTGGTGCTGGCCCTGCCGATCAAGAAGATCGAGGTCGGCTCGCTGCTGGCCGCGATCAACGTCCCCAGCTCGGATGCCTGGGGCGGGCTGGTGAGCCCGGCGGTGCTCGGCTCGATCGTCGCCTTCGCGCTGATCGCCTCCGCGGAGAGCCTCTTCAGCGCCGCGGCCGTCGACCGCATGCACACCGGGCCCAAGACCCAGTACAACAAGGAGCTGATCGCCCAGGGCGCGGGCAACACGGTCTGCGGTGTGCTCGGCGCGCTGCCGATGACCGCGGTCATCGTGCGCAGCGCCACCAACGTGCAGGCGGGGGCGCGCACCAAGCTCTCGCGGGTGCTGCACGGCTGCTGGCTGCTGCTGTTCGTGATGGCGCTGCCGGGGGTGCTCAACTTCATCCCGACCGCGGTGCTGGCCGCCCTGCTGATCCAGGCCGGCTGGAAGCTGCTGGAGCTGCGCCAGGTGGCGGCGCTGGTCCGCGAGCACCGCTCGGAGGCGTTCGTGCTGGTGCTGACGGCGGTCATGATCGTGGCCACCGACCTGCTCATCGGCACCCTGGTCGGCCTGGGCGTGGCGATCCTCAAGACCGCGCTGGAGATGTCGCGGCTGTCGGTCGAGTCGCACCACCACGACGACCACGTGCGCGTGGAGTTCGGCGGCAACGCGACGTTCCTGCGGCTGCCCAGGCTGCTGGACCACCTGGAGCGGGTGCCCGACGGCAAGAGCGTGCACCTGGACATGACCATGGTCCGCCACCTCGACCGGGCCTGCCACCAGGCGGTCGAGCACTGGGTCGCGCAGCGCAGGCGCTCCGACGACGACGTGGAGCTGGCGCTGCCCGGCCGGACCGGCTGACCGGGCCGGTCGGGGGTGACCGGTAGCGTCGAGGCGTGACTGAGGGCCTGTTCGACGATGGCTTGTTCGGCGCCGAGGCCGATGACCGCGCAGGCGAGCGGCTGGCGGAGAACGCGCCGCTCGCGGTGCGGATGCGGCCGCGGTCGCTGGACGAGGTGATCGGGCAGAAGCACCTGCTGGGGCCGGGCGCACCGCTGCGCAGGCTGGTGGAGGGCGCGGCCCCGGCGTCGGTGCTGCTCTACGGGCCGCCCGGGACCGGCAAGACGACGCTGGCGAACCTGGTGTCGCTGGCCACCGGACGCCGGTTCGTCGCGCTCTCGGCGCTGTCGTCGGGCGTCAAGGAGGTCCGCGCGGTCATCGAGGAGGCCAGGCGCAGGCTGGGGCGCGCGGCCGAGGCCACGGTGCTGTTCATCGACGAGGTGCACCGCTTCTCCAAGACCCAGCAGGACGCGCTGCTCGGCGCGGTCGAGGACCGCACCGTGCTGCTCGTGGCGGCGACCACGGAGAACCCGTCGTTCTCCGTGGTCGCCCCGCTGCTTTCGCGCTCGCTGGTGCTGCAGCTGCGCAGCCACGGCGAGGACGACATCCGCGAGCTGGTGCGCCGCGCGGTCGCCGACGAACGCGGCCTCGGCGGTGCGGTGGAGCTGGAACCCGAGGCCGAGGCGCACCTGGTCGCCCTGGCCGGGGGCGACGCGCGGCGGGCGCTGACCGCGCTGGAGGCCGCGGCCGAGTCGGCGGGCTCCACCGGCTCGGACAAGATCGACCTGGCCACCGTGGAGGCCACCGTCGACCGGGCCGCGGTGCTCTACGACCGCGACGGCGACCAGCACTACGACGTGGTCAGCGCGTTCATCAAGTCCATCCGCGGTTCCGACGTGGACGCCGCGCTGCACTACCTGGCCAGGATGGTGGAGGCAGGCGAGGACCCCAGGTTCATCGCCCGCAGGCTGGTCGTGCACGCCAGCGAGGACATCGGCATGGCCGACCCGACCGCGTTGCAGGCCGCGGTCGCCGCCTCGCAGGCGGTGCAGTTCATCGGGATGCCCGAGGGCAGGCTCGCGCTGGCCCAGGCGACCATCCACCTGGCGACCGCGCCGAAGTCCAACGCGGTGATCACCGCTATCGACGAGGCGATGGGCGACGTGCGGGCGGGCAAGGCCGGGCCGGTGCCGCCGCACCTGCGCGACGGCCACTACGCGGGCGCGAGCCGCCTGGGCAACGCGCAGGGCTACCGCTACCCGCATGGCAGGACCGAGGGCGTGCTGGCGCAGCAGTACCCGCCGTCGGAGCTGGTGGGCCGGGACTACTACAACCCGACCGGACGAGGCGCGGAGCGCACGCTCGCAGATCGCGTGCCGAAGCTGCGCGGCATCGTCCGCGGGGAGACGCCGGGCTGAGGCGGCGCGGCACCGGCCGCTGCTCGCCCGGGCTGGCACGGGTGATCTCGGGAGGCAGACGCCCGCCGTGCGCAGGCCGGTCCTACGTGCGTGGTCTCCGGAGCGGTGGCCGGGGCGGTGCCCGGCCGGGGTAACGGCACCCGGGGCAAGGGCGCCCGGGACAACGGCGCGCGGTCGCCGTGGTGGGGAACCGGCGGTGCGGTGCTCGGCCGCGGCGGCGTCCGCCCGGCGTGGTCGGAGGCGCCGGGCCGTCGCGGGGGTGCGGCGCTCGAAGCGGTGCTCAGCACCGCGGGCAGACCCACTTGCCGGTGCCCTGCACCGGGATCATCGGGCTGCCGCAAATGGGGCAGGTCTGGCTCCTCAGCACTCGTGCCGATCGGTCGGCGAGCCTCGCCGTCATGTCCGCTCCTGGTCGTTCATCCACCCAGTCATCGGCTGCCGCGGACTCGATCAAGAGCACGCAGACGGCGGTACCTGCGTAGTGAAAGCGGGGGACGTCGCGGGCGGGGAAGACACCGGAGACCTCCGATCGGGGCACGGGTAGATTCGCGCTGCCCGGCGGATCGTCTGGACGGATTGGGGTAGTCGTGGACATCGTGGTCACCAGGTCGGTGCCGGAGTCGGCGCTGGACGTACTGCGCGCGGCGGGGGAGGTGCGGGTGTGCGGCCAGGACCGGCCGCTCGAGGTAGCCGAACTGCACGAGGCGGTGCGCGGGGCGGATGCCATCGTGTCGATGCTGCACGACCGCATCGACGACGCCGTGGCCGACGCCGCGGGGCCCGGCCTGCGGGTCGTCGCCAACGTCGCGGTCGGATACGACAACGTCGACGTCGCCGCGCTCACCCGGCGCGGCATCGCGGTCACCAACACCCCGGGCGTGCTGGTCGACGCGACCGCGGACCTGACTTTCGGCCT of Saccharopolyspora erythraea contains these proteins:
- the aspS gene encoding aspartate--tRNA ligase — translated: MMRTHEAGSLRAGHAGQSVTLAGWVARRRDHGGVIFIDLRDASGVAQVVFREGEMAERAHRLRSEFCLRITGEVVRRPEGNENPEIGTGDIEVTATELEVLSESAPLPFPLDEHLEVGEETRLRHRYLDLRRNGPAKAMRMRSEVNRVARDVLHGRDFVEVETPTMTRSTPEGARDFLIPARLQPGNWYALPQSPQLFKQLLMVGGLERYFQIARCYRDEDFRADRQPEFTQLDIEMSFVDQDDVIELGEEIISALWRETTGHEIPRPIQRMTYADAMARFGTDKPDLRFGLELTEMTEYFADTPFRVFRAPYVGAVVMPGGADQPRRQLDAWQDWAKQRGAKGLAYVLVGQDGTLSGPVAKNLSDGERDGLVKAVGAAPGDCVFFAAGDRSSSRALLGAARLEIGERCGLIDHDAWSFVWVVDAPMFESIDDTDDVAVGSGRWTAVHHPFTSPNADWVDNFESDPANALAWAYDIVCNGNEIGGGSIRIHRSDVQKRVFELLGISEEQAQDKFGFLLEAFKYGPPPHGGIAFGWDRICMLLAGADSLRDVIAFPKSGGGYDPLTGAPSPITVEQRKEAGVDAKPAAKVGDESISVFPPGVVEKQG
- a CDS encoding phosphotransferase → MSVEITTGPPEVRIPASTEVTDTVATAEAVLSRRTGAAVRLADAEDLGGSDRSVVMRVRVAESPFELPRTLVVKHYGACADSARSDPFAHEAASCQLSTALPPEVRVGPELIAHDVNERLLVLEDLGRGSTLADVLFADDPRAAERALLAWARALGRLHTTMAGSEPDFDALMRRLGTRSWTDPVADDILRSLSELPGLLEQTLAVRTPPGIAERLADAAALLGPSRYRSFSPSDICPDNSLVTGTGVRFLDFEWGCVRDVALDAAYLQYPFPSSWCSYALPDNLAESMLSTWRSEIVEVWPELDDDEVLLPRLFDAQLLWVWVSTWWFLPRTGETDRPIDLHMPSPRRSTALVDRWRHLRADAESAGMTELAEYAGHLVDALVDRFGAGALHLLPYPAFRNE
- a CDS encoding GNAT family N-acetyltransferase, which produces MAIDQVDPHEVERAAAATWPASTVRPDAGWLLRHCGVLDRKRSNSALPPAVVDDPAAAAERVERFYAGRGARPVVQVSPLEAHRELDEFLAGRGYAAIARADAMVAGTADVIASAVAREFAVRLDTGPRDGWFAAGAGAGRPVEPGLDAVRAPARFAIAFAGPIPVGVGLFALAGQWCGVYCMATAERWRRRGVAGTLLRAGARWAAEAGATRMFLQVEADNPGAVLLYERVGFARSHGYHYRVR
- a CDS encoding carbonic anhydrase; this translates as MNFDHFVHHARRHPGMLPETRRRQLAAGQQPVALFIGCSDSRVVPSQITGAEPGKLFELRTAGNVVPAYVPDSASSEMATIEYAVIVLGVPEIIVCGHSHCGAVTALSAAGRGLEQLPAMRTWLGTDGMPDVEQGPEDPSVRIESKRHLRAQLDTLRSYPFIRERVDAGQLRLHGWFYEIDTGLVTACPHDDVEEFLPL
- a CDS encoding SulP family inorganic anion transporter; this translates as MTTQLESPRSEVRRTAPRWPKQTLGADLGASLVVFLVALPLCVGVAVASGVPAELGIITGVVGGIVVGLLPGSSLQVSGPAAGLTVLVASAVSEHGLGTLGVIVAGAGLLQIIMGVGRIGSWFRAISPSVVQGMLAGIGLVLILGQIYPVGGLPQPAHTPEKFAGIPDLLVAATTTATGISGLAVAALTLVVAALWQKMPKKVRMVPGALVAVVVASVVTLVLALPIKKIEVGSLLAAINVPSSDAWGGLVSPAVLGSIVAFALIASAESLFSAAAVDRMHTGPKTQYNKELIAQGAGNTVCGVLGALPMTAVIVRSATNVQAGARTKLSRVLHGCWLLLFVMALPGVLNFIPTAVLAALLIQAGWKLLELRQVAALVREHRSEAFVLVLTAVMIVATDLLIGTLVGLGVAILKTALEMSRLSVESHHHDDHVRVEFGGNATFLRLPRLLDHLERVPDGKSVHLDMTMVRHLDRACHQAVEHWVAQRRRSDDDVELALPGRTG